In the Micromonospora narathiwatensis genome, one interval contains:
- a CDS encoding (deoxy)nucleoside triphosphate pyrophosphohydrolase: MRTERASGSGQDDRREPKVVVGAAIIVDGRVLACARSAPPEVAGRWEFPGGKVEPGETDTVALARECVEELGVRVEIGARVGRDVRMAHGRSVLRVYVARLLHGDQPKALEHSELRWLSAAELDTVPWLPADVPIVAALRPLLAAS; this comes from the coding sequence GTGCGGACCGAACGGGCTAGCGGCAGCGGGCAGGACGACCGGCGTGAGCCGAAGGTGGTCGTCGGCGCGGCCATCATCGTCGACGGCAGGGTGCTGGCCTGTGCCCGCTCCGCGCCACCCGAGGTGGCCGGCCGCTGGGAGTTCCCGGGCGGCAAGGTGGAGCCGGGGGAGACCGACACGGTCGCGCTGGCCCGCGAGTGCGTCGAGGAACTCGGCGTACGCGTGGAGATCGGCGCGCGGGTCGGCCGCGACGTACGAATGGCCCACGGCCGTTCCGTCCTCCGGGTGTACGTGGCCCGCCTCCTCCACGGTGACCAGCCGAAGGCCCTGGAGCACTCCGAGCTGCGTTGGCTCTCCGCCGCCGAGCTGGACACCGTGCCCTGGCTGCCCGCCGACGTGCCGATCGTCGCCGCCCTGCGTCCCCTGCTCGCCGCGTCCTGA
- a CDS encoding succinate dehydrogenase/fumarate reductase iron-sulfur subunit has protein sequence MGTKRQFRIWRGDETGGDLQDYSVEVNEGEVVLDVIHRLQNTEAPDLACRWNCKAGKCGSCSMEINGKPRLSCMTRMSTFEEDETVTVTPLRTFPVIRDLVTDVSFNYEKARETPAFAPPAGVAPGEYRMQQVDVERSQEFRKCIECFLCQNVCHVIRDHEENKPAFSGPRFFIRAAELDMHPLDAKPDRKEYAQAEMGLGFCNITKCCTEVCPEHIKITDNGIIPMKERVVDRRYDPLVWLGSKIFRRGQVPQTSVTSGHHSGTATASGEQPVHSHAGGSHDARSETQAQQGVNWHREVPHPTAPAVDANGKLPLTELTLDRAAAPSPFGDDVKFPLPPQHLNFAHPQQDEPKH, from the coding sequence ATGGGGACCAAGAGGCAGTTCCGCATCTGGCGGGGCGACGAGACCGGCGGCGACCTGCAGGACTACTCCGTCGAGGTCAACGAGGGCGAGGTCGTTCTCGACGTCATCCACCGGCTGCAGAACACGGAGGCGCCGGACCTGGCCTGCCGGTGGAACTGCAAGGCCGGCAAGTGCGGCTCCTGCTCCATGGAGATCAACGGCAAGCCGCGGCTGAGCTGCATGACCCGGATGTCGACGTTCGAGGAGGACGAGACCGTCACGGTCACCCCGCTGCGGACGTTCCCGGTCATCCGGGACCTGGTCACCGACGTCTCGTTCAACTACGAGAAGGCCCGGGAGACCCCGGCGTTCGCGCCGCCGGCCGGCGTGGCCCCCGGCGAGTACCGGATGCAGCAGGTGGACGTCGAGCGCTCGCAGGAGTTCCGCAAGTGCATCGAATGCTTCCTGTGCCAGAACGTCTGCCACGTGATCCGCGACCACGAGGAGAACAAGCCGGCGTTCTCCGGTCCCCGGTTCTTCATCCGGGCGGCCGAGCTGGACATGCACCCGCTCGACGCGAAGCCGGACCGCAAGGAGTACGCGCAGGCCGAGATGGGACTCGGCTTCTGCAACATCACCAAGTGCTGCACGGAGGTCTGCCCCGAGCACATCAAGATCACCGACAACGGGATCATCCCCATGAAGGAACGGGTCGTGGACCGCAGGTACGATCCCCTCGTGTGGCTTGGTAGCAAGATATTCCGGAGGGGTCAGGTGCCTCAGACCAGCGTGACCAGCGGGCATCACAGCGGCACCGCGACCGCCAGCGGCGAACAGCCGGTGCACTCGCACGCCGGCGGCTCGCACGACGCGCGGTCCGAGACGCAGGCGCAGCAGGGCGTCAACTGGCACCGCGAGGTGCCGCACCCGACGGCTCCCGCCGTCGACGCCAACGGCAAGCTGCCGCTGACCGAGCTGACCCTCGACCGGGCCGCGGCGCCGTCGCCGTTCGGTGACGACGTCAAGTTCCCGCTGCCGCCGCAGCACCTCAACTTCGCTCACCCGCAGCAGGACGAGCCGAAGCACTGA